From a region of the Tachyglossus aculeatus isolate mTacAcu1 unplaced genomic scaffold, mTacAcu1.pri scaffold_1_arrow_ctg1, whole genome shotgun sequence genome:
- the LOC119923527 gene encoding olfactory receptor 1468-like, translating to MTPRLQASGLRGIPASTNVLNHDDCISLSQLVQQSTEMENESHITEFILLGLPTPPGQQELCFMLFLALYFVTIMGNLLTVMAISTDSHLHSPMYFFLANLSCADVCFSSTTVPKMLANMQTHNPAISYTGCLSQIYFFLLFGDLDNFLLAVMAYDRYVAICRPLSYVTTMSPRFSALMVVTCWVLPAVYALVHTLLVARLSFCTDRVVPHFFCDLSSLLHLSCSDTSVNKLVIITLGGAVVVGPFLGILLSYTHIFCAVLRVPSVRGLRQAISTCGSHLAVVSLFYGTVIGLYLCPSPNRSVEQGSMVALLYTVVTPLLNPFIYSLRNRDLLQALCRTLSMFCQRKAL from the exons atgacaccaaggttgcaggcttcag GGCTCAGGGGCATTCCTGCTTCCACTAATGTCCTCAACCATGATGACTGCATTTCCCTCTCACAGCTGGTCCAACAGAGCACGGAGATGGAGAACGAGAGCCACATCACTGAGTTCATCCTGCTGGGGCTACCCACCCCGCCAGGGCAACAGGAGCTGTGCTTCATGCTGTTCCTGGCTCTGTACTTTGTCACCATAATGGGGAACCTGCTCACCGTCATGGCCATCAGCACCGACTCACACCTCcactcccccatgtacttctttcttgccAACCTATCCTGTGCTGACgtctgcttctcctccaccaccgtccccaagatgctggccaaCATGCAGACACACAACCCAGCCATCTCCTACACTGGATGCCTGAGCCAGATCTACTTTTTCCTGTTATTTGGAGATCTGGACAATTTCCTCTTGGCCGTAATGGCATATGACCGCTATGTAGCCATCTGCCGGCCCCTGAGTTATGTCACAACCATGAGCCCCCGGTTTTCTGCACTGATGGTGGTCACCTGCTGGGTCCTCCCTGCTGTCTATGCTCTGGTCCACACCCTCCTGGTGGCTCGGTTATCCTTCTGCACAGACAGGGTGGTCCCACACTTCTTCTGTGACCTATCCAGTCTGCTGCAtctctcctgctctgacacctCTGTCAATAAACTGGTCATCATCACTTTAGGGGGAGCAGTGGTGGTGGGACCTTTTCTGGGCATCCTGCTCTCCTACACCCACATCTTCTGTGCAGTCCTGAGGGTGCCATCTGTGCGGGGGCTGCGTCAAGCCATCTCCACTTGTGGCTCCCACTTGGCCGTGGTGTCCCTTTTCTATGGGACCGTAATCGGCCTTTACCTGTGCCCCTCCCCTAACCGCTCAGTGGAGCAGGGCTCTATGGTGGCTCTGCTGTACACGGTAGTAACCCCATTGCTCAACCCCTTTATCTACAGCCTGCGCAACCGTGACCTGCTCCAGGCACTGTGCCGGACCCTGAGCATGTTCTGCCAAAGGAAAGCTCTCTGA
- the LOC119923528 gene encoding olfactory receptor 1G1-like, which produces MLQSIANAGQQRPLFVLFLGLYLVTVVGNLLIVLAIRTDSRLHSPMYFFLANLSLVDISFSSITVPSLLGTLFTRHQAVSYSGCLAQMYFFIAFGATENFLLAVMAYDRYLAICNLSHYLVVMSRQHCALLVVACWLVSHPHSLLHSLLMTQMTFCASHEIPLYFCDVFPLLKISCCDPYINFLVVYTAGAAIVNSALLMVLASYAHIITAVLWVPSAHGRRKAFST; this is translated from the coding sequence ATGCTCCAAAGCATCGccaatgctgggcagcagcggcccctCTTTGTGCTATTCCTGGGTCTGTACCTGGTCACCGTGGTGGGGAacctgctcatcgtcctggccATCAGGACAGACTCCCGCCTCcactcccccatgtacttcttcctagcCAACCTGTCTCTGGTAGACATCAGCTTCTCGTCTATCACTGTGCCCAGCCTGCTGGGAACTCTCTTCACTAGACACCAGGCTGTTTCTTACAGTGGATGCCTGgcccagatgtatttcttcaTTGCCTTTGGAGCCACCGAGAACTTCCTCCTGGCTgtgatggcctatgatcgctacTTGGCCATCTGCAATCTGTCGCATTATTTGGTGGTCATGAGCCGTCAGCATTGTGCCCTGCTGGTGGTTGCCTGCTGGCTGGTAtctcacccccactccctgctgcactCCCTCCTGATGACCCAAatgaccttctgtgcctcccatGAAATTCCCCTCTACTTCTGTGACGTCTtccccctgctgaagatctcctgctgtGATCCCTACATCAACTTCCTTGTGGTGTACACAGCAGGGGCCGCCATAGTCAACAGTGCCCTTCTGATGGTCCTAGCCTCCTACGCCCACATTATCACCGCCGTTCTGTGGGTGCCCTCGGCCCATGGGAGGcgcaaggccttctccacctga